Proteins found in one Flavobacteriales bacterium genomic segment:
- a CDS encoding carboxypeptidase-like regulatory domain-containing protein: MPKKLPINKCHLNLSDMEIDQERIHCGGCNKNLVDFRGKSVEETIEILKKSQNQVCGVYHKKDIVVKSYVFPKFSFTKRFVAAALLALGLFPTWAEAQLVEKDSTAQYQITQSSNTKNDIVVITGSVKDSTAEVLYGANVVLFKGEDIIKGTATDINGSFRLELPKKELGKEIRVEVSFISFETKKIELKLKATNNISVELVEGFLGEPVIVGLKDWTDQKNFDKMWSGRIFTREELNRE; encoded by the coding sequence ATGCCTAAAAAACTCCCCATAAATAAATGCCACTTGAATCTTTCGGACATGGAAATCGACCAAGAACGAATCCATTGTGGAGGTTGTAATAAGAACCTTGTAGATTTTAGAGGAAAGTCGGTTGAGGAAACCATCGAAATTCTAAAAAAATCCCAAAACCAAGTTTGTGGAGTTTATCATAAAAAAGATATAGTGGTAAAAAGCTATGTATTTCCTAAGTTTTCATTTACTAAAAGATTTGTGGCGGCTGCTTTATTGGCTTTAGGCTTGTTTCCCACTTGGGCGGAGGCGCAGTTGGTGGAAAAAGATTCTACGGCACAGTATCAGATTACTCAAAGTTCTAATACAAAGAATGATATTGTTGTTATTACAGGGAGTGTAAAAGATAGTACAGCCGAAGTGCTTTATGGAGCCAATGTTGTCTTGTTTAAAGGTGAAGACATAATCAAAGGCACCGCTACGGATATAAATGGTTCTTTTAGGCTTGAGCTTCCCAAAAAAGAATTAGGAAAGGAAATTAGGGTAGAAGTGTCTTTTATTAGTTTTGAAACCAAAAAAATTGAACTAAAATTAAAAGCGACTAATAATATTTCTGTAGAGCTTGTCGAAGGTTTTCTAGGAGAACCCGTAATAGTAGGCTTAAAGGATTGGACAGATCAAAAAAACTTTGACAAAATGTGGAGTGGGAGAATTTTCACAAGAGAAGAATTAAACAGAGAATAA
- a CDS encoding tyrosine-type recombinase/integrase: MTTHNEISAFKEYLLIEKNYSEHTAVAYIKDIEQFLLFLSSELELAQENVSNKEMRYWIVWMRKKELAIRSINRKIASVKAYFKFLQQINTRIDNPARGLKALKVPKRLPSFYHNDEIAKLLEMEIYGEGLLAKRDYLIILLLYSTGIRRAELINLKERDIDFSRQQIKILGKGNKERYVYLTNELIRALRLYLEEKKASDFSSCEALFFTKKGKKMYPKFVYDLVNDYLSYVAKGRKKGPHVLRHSYATEMMNQEVDLQSIKESMGHSSISATQVYTHNSKERLLKEYKSFHPRGGTKK, from the coding sequence TTGACAACACACAACGAGATATCGGCTTTTAAAGAGTATTTACTCATAGAAAAGAATTATAGCGAGCATACTGCCGTAGCTTATATTAAAGATATAGAGCAGTTTTTGCTTTTCCTTTCATCTGAGCTAGAGTTGGCACAAGAAAATGTATCCAATAAAGAGATGCGATATTGGATCGTGTGGATGCGGAAAAAAGAACTGGCAATACGAAGTATTAATAGAAAAATAGCTTCGGTAAAAGCTTATTTCAAATTTCTTCAACAAATAAATACAAGAATAGATAATCCCGCCAGAGGTTTAAAAGCTCTGAAAGTTCCCAAAAGACTCCCAAGTTTTTATCATAATGATGAAATAGCAAAACTATTAGAAATGGAAATCTATGGAGAAGGGTTATTGGCAAAGAGAGATTACTTAATCATACTTCTGCTGTATTCCACGGGCATTCGTAGGGCTGAGTTAATCAATCTTAAAGAAAGAGATATAGATTTTTCGAGACAACAGATAAAAATATTAGGAAAAGGAAATAAAGAAAGATATGTATATCTTACAAATGAGCTCATTAGAGCCTTGAGGCTTTATTTAGAAGAAAAAAAGGCATCAGATTTCTCCAGCTGCGAAGCATTATTTTTTACTAAAAAAGGTAAAAAGATGTACCCAAAATTTGTTTATGATCTCGTAAATGACTATCTTAGTTACGTCGCTAAAGGAAGAAAAAAGGGGCCACATGTTCTTAGACATAGTTATGCAACCGAGATGATGAACCAAGAGGTGGATCTTCAATCCATCAAAGAAAGCATGGGGCATTCCAGTATAAGCGCCACCCAAGTTTATACGCATAATTCTAAAGAGCGATTATTAAAAGAATATAAATCCTTTCACCCTCGTGGTGGAACTAAAAAATGA
- the raiA gene encoding ribosome-associated translation inhibitor RaiA, whose translation MKINVQPDGFTVDQKLVDFIQVKLDKLEKFYDKVVDANVYLKLESPNEKENKVVEIKMNVPGNEFVVKKQSKSFEESADMCSEALRRMLIKHKDKMSV comes from the coding sequence ATGAAAATAAACGTACAACCAGACGGATTTACAGTAGATCAAAAATTAGTAGATTTTATCCAAGTAAAGCTAGATAAGCTTGAAAAGTTTTATGATAAGGTTGTTGATGCTAATGTTTACCTAAAATTAGAATCACCAAATGAAAAAGAAAATAAAGTAGTAGAAATAAAAATGAATGTGCCCGGAAATGAGTTTGTGGTAAAAAAGCAGAGCAAATCCTTTGAAGAATCGGCAGATATGTGTTCTGAAGCCCTCAGAAGAATGCTGATAAAACACAAAGATAAAATGTCAGTTTAA
- the tuf gene encoding elongation factor Tu, producing the protein MAKETFQRNKPHLNVGTIGHVDHGKTTLTAAITSVLANKGLAEQRDFDKIDNAPEEKERGITINTSHVEYETDNRHYAHVDCPGHADYVKNMVTGAAQMDGAILVVAATDGPMPQTREHILLCRQVGVPRIVVFLNKVDMVDDEELLELVEMEVRELLSFYEFDGDESPVIMGSALGGLNGEDKWVKTIEELMDNVDAWIEEPVRDNEKPFLMPVEDVFSITGRGTVATGRIETGVANTGDAVELIGMGTEKLTSTITGVEMFRKILDRGEAGDNVGLLLRGLDKDQIKRGMVICAPGSITPHDKFKAEVYILKKEEGGRHTPFHKRYRPQFYIRTTDVTGEIGLPDGVEMVMPGDNLTINVDLISPVALNIGLRFAIREGGRTVGAGQITEIL; encoded by the coding sequence ATGGCTAAGGAAACTTTTCAACGTAACAAACCACACTTAAACGTTGGTACGATTGGTCACGTTGACCACGGTAAGACAACACTTACTGCTGCCATTACATCAGTATTGGCTAATAAAGGTCTTGCAGAGCAAAGAGACTTTGATAAGATCGATAACGCTCCAGAAGAAAAAGAGCGTGGAATCACAATTAACACATCACACGTAGAGTACGAAACTGACAATCGTCACTATGCACACGTTGACTGTCCAGGTCACGCCGATTATGTAAAGAACATGGTAACGGGAGCTGCACAGATGGACGGAGCTATCTTGGTAGTTGCTGCAACAGATGGGCCAATGCCACAAACACGTGAGCACATCCTTCTTTGTCGTCAGGTAGGTGTACCACGTATCGTTGTTTTCTTGAACAAAGTAGATATGGTAGATGACGAAGAACTTCTTGAACTAGTTGAGATGGAAGTACGTGAACTACTTTCTTTCTACGAATTCGACGGAGACGAGTCACCAGTAATCATGGGATCTGCTCTTGGAGGATTGAATGGAGAAGACAAGTGGGTTAAAACAATCGAAGAATTGATGGATAACGTTGATGCTTGGATTGAAGAACCAGTACGTGACAACGAGAAGCCATTCTTGATGCCAGTAGAAGACGTATTCTCAATCACAGGACGTGGAACGGTAGCTACAGGACGTATCGAAACTGGAGTTGCTAACACAGGAGATGCTGTTGAATTAATCGGTATGGGAACTGAAAAATTAACTTCTACAATCACAGGAGTTGAGATGTTCCGTAAGATCCTTGATAGAGGAGAAGCTGGAGATAACGTAGGACTACTATTGAGAGGGTTGGATAAAGATCAAATCAAAAGAGGTATGGTAATCTGTGCCCCTGGATCAATTACTCCACACGACAAATTTAAAGCTGAGGTATATATCTTGAAAAAAGAAGAAGGTGGACGTCACACTCCATTCCACAAGAGATATAGACCACAATTCTACATCCGTACGACAGACGTAACAGGAGAGATCGGTCTTCCTGATGGAGTAGAAATGGTAATGCCTGGTGATAACTTGACAATTAATGTTGACTTGATTAGCCCAGTAGCACTTAACATTGGATTGCGTTTCGCTATCCGTGAAGGTGGTAGAACTGTAGGTGCAGGTCAGATCACAGAAATTTTGTAA
- the secE gene encoding preprotein translocase subunit SecE: protein MLEYITASFNELKENVTWPTQQELVSSTVVVAIATLIFALVIYGMDQGVLFVLKTILGFLK from the coding sequence ATGTTAGAGTATATCACAGCATCTTTTAACGAATTAAAAGAAAACGTTACTTGGCCAACACAACAAGAGTTGGTGAGTAGTACCGTAGTCGTAGCGATTGCTACACTTATCTTTGCACTTGTGATATATGGAATGGATCAAGGCGTATTGTTTGTGTTAAAAACAATTCTCGGCTTTTTGAAATAA
- the nusG gene encoding transcription termination/antitermination protein NusG, producing MAEIKKRWYVVRAVSGKEKKVKEYIEKEISHLGMGDYVSQVLVPLEKVYQVRDGKKIVKERNYYPGYVLIEAALVGEVAHIIKSITGVIGFLGAVKGGDPVPLRQNEVNRILGKVDELSAKVEMVGIPYTINETVKVTDGPFNGFVGVIEDIDEEKRKLKVMVKIFGRKTPLELNFMQVEKES from the coding sequence ATGGCTGAGATAAAAAAAAGATGGTACGTTGTACGTGCTGTTTCTGGAAAAGAAAAAAAAGTAAAGGAATATATTGAGAAAGAAATATCTCATTTAGGAATGGGAGACTATGTTTCTCAAGTATTAGTTCCTTTAGAAAAAGTATATCAAGTACGAGACGGGAAAAAGATAGTTAAAGAAAGAAACTATTACCCAGGATATGTACTAATAGAAGCTGCCCTTGTAGGAGAAGTAGCTCATATTATTAAAAGCATTACAGGAGTTATCGGCTTCTTAGGAGCTGTGAAAGGAGGAGACCCTGTGCCATTAAGACAAAACGAGGTGAATAGAATCCTTGGTAAAGTAGATGAACTATCTGCTAAAGTTGAAATGGTAGGAATCCCTTACACAATTAACGAAACTGTAAAAGTAACCGACGGACCATTTAATGGATTTGTCGGAGTCATCGAAGATATCGATGAAGAAAAGAGAAAACTCAAAGTAATGGTGAAGATTTTCGGAAGAAAAACACCATTGGAGTTGAACTTTATGCAAGTAGAAAAAGAGTCCTAA
- the rplK gene encoding 50S ribosomal protein L11 — MAKEVSGLIKLQIKGGAANPSPPVGPALGANGVNIMEFCKQFNARTQDKAGKVLPVVITVYSDRSFDFIVKTPPVAVQIKEACKLKSGSSEPNRKKVAKMTWDQVKAIAEDKMQDLNCFTVKSAMTMVAGTARSMGVTVTGDMPA; from the coding sequence ATGGCAAAAGAAGTCAGTGGTCTTATTAAGCTTCAAATAAAAGGAGGAGCTGCAAACCCATCACCACCAGTTGGACCTGCATTAGGGGCAAACGGTGTGAATATCATGGAGTTTTGTAAGCAGTTCAACGCCAGAACACAGGATAAAGCTGGGAAAGTACTTCCAGTTGTTATTACTGTATATTCTGACAGGTCTTTCGATTTTATCGTAAAGACACCTCCAGTTGCAGTGCAAATAAAAGAAGCATGTAAGCTAAAAAGCGGTTCATCAGAACCAAACAGAAAAAAGGTTGCTAAAATGACTTGGGATCAAGTTAAAGCAATCGCAGAAGACAAAATGCAAGACTTAAACTGCTTTACCGTAAAATCAGCAATGACTATGGTAGCAGGAACAGCAAGGTCTATGGGAGTTACCGTAACAGGTGACATGCCAGCATAA
- the rplA gene encoding 50S ribosomal protein L1 — translation MARLTKKQKEAASKFDSTKLHGLGEAVTIVKEISTEKFDASVDLAVRLGVDPRKANQMVRGVVTLPNGTGKDKTVLVLCTPDKEQEAKDAGADYVGLDDYITKIKGGWTDVDVIITMPSVMGKIGPIGRILGPRGLMPNPKTGTVTMDIAKAVKEVKGGKINFKVDKTGIVHTTVGRVSFDAQKLEENAAEVMAMIMKLKPTTAKGTYVKSVAVSSTMGAGVKVDTKSY, via the coding sequence ATGGCACGTTTGACTAAAAAACAAAAAGAGGCTGCATCTAAATTCGATAGTACTAAATTGCATGGTTTAGGAGAAGCAGTAACAATCGTAAAAGAAATCTCTACAGAGAAGTTTGATGCTTCAGTAGATTTGGCAGTACGATTAGGAGTGGACCCTCGAAAAGCCAATCAAATGGTAAGAGGTGTCGTAACTTTACCTAACGGAACAGGTAAAGATAAAACAGTTTTAGTACTTTGTACACCAGACAAAGAGCAAGAAGCTAAAGACGCAGGGGCAGATTATGTAGGATTAGACGACTATATCACCAAAATCAAAGGAGGATGGACTGATGTAGATGTAATCATTACAATGCCTTCAGTAATGGGGAAAATTGGACCAATCGGACGTATTTTAGGACCACGTGGATTGATGCCAAACCCAAAAACTGGAACTGTTACAATGGACATTGCAAAAGCAGTAAAAGAAGTAAAAGGTGGAAAAATCAACTTTAAAGTTGATAAAACTGGAATCGTTCACACTACAGTAGGTCGTGTATCATTTGATGCACAGAAACTAGAAGAGAATGCTGCAGAAGTAATGGCTATGATCATGAAACTTAAGCCAACAACTGCTAAAGGTACTTACGTAAAAAGCGTAGCCGTATCTAGTACGATGGGAGCTGGAGTGAAAGTAGACACTAAGTCATATTAA
- the rplJ gene encoding 50S ribosomal protein L10: MTKEQKHQEVVALKQILEDNKIIYLADIGEMDAVQSSNLRRACFDSGISIQVIKNTLLRKAMEQIEDKEFEELYGSLKGNTSLMVCETANLPAKMIQNFNKKNKTEKPLFKGAWIEESVYIGVDQLSTLASLKSKEELIGEIVTLLQSPAKNVISALSSGGSTLAGIVKTLQERPE, translated from the coding sequence ATGACTAAAGAACAAAAGCATCAAGAAGTTGTAGCTCTAAAACAGATTTTAGAGGACAACAAAATTATATATCTAGCAGATATAGGTGAAATGGATGCCGTACAATCAAGTAATCTTCGTAGAGCTTGTTTTGATAGCGGAATCTCAATCCAAGTAATTAAGAATACCTTACTTCGTAAAGCCATGGAGCAAATCGAAGACAAAGAATTCGAAGAATTATACGGATCACTTAAAGGAAATACATCTTTGATGGTTTGCGAAACAGCAAACTTACCAGCAAAGATGATTCAAAACTTTAACAAAAAGAACAAAACAGAAAAACCTTTGTTCAAAGGGGCTTGGATAGAGGAGTCGGTTTACATAGGAGTAGACCAGCTTTCGACTCTTGCTAGTCTTAAGTCTAAGGAGGAGCTTATTGGAGAAATCGTTACATTACTTCAATCTCCTGCTAAAAACGTTATCTCTGCACTTTCTTCAGGTGGTAGTACACTTGCAGGAATTGTTAAAACGCTTCAAGAGCGTCCAGAATAA
- the rplL gene encoding 50S ribosomal protein L7/L12 — translation MADLKEFAEQLVNLTVKEVNELAEILKEEYGIEPAAAAVAVAGPAAGGGDAAEEKTEFDVILKAAGGSKLKVVKLVKELTGLGLKEAKGIVDGAPAPIKEGIPKDEAEALKTQLEEAGAEVELK, via the coding sequence ATGGCAGATTTGAAAGAATTCGCAGAACAATTAGTTAACCTTACAGTAAAAGAAGTAAACGAGTTAGCTGAAATCCTAAAAGAAGAGTACGGAATTGAGCCTGCAGCAGCAGCTGTAGCAGTAGCTGGACCAGCTGCTGGAGGTGGAGATGCCGCTGAAGAAAAAACAGAATTTGATGTTATCTTGAAAGCAGCAGGTGGATCAAAACTTAAAGTAGTTAAGCTTGTAAAAGAACTTACAGGTCTTGGACTAAAAGAAGCTAAAGGAATCGTTGATGGTGCACCAGCTCCAATCAAAGAAGGAATTCCAAAAGACGAAGCTGAAGCTTTGAAAACTCAGCTAGAAGAAGCTGGAGCAGAAGTAGAGTTGAAATAA
- the rpoB gene encoding DNA-directed RNA polymerase subunit beta, whose protein sequence is MNTNSTLQRQRFSFGTVKTEHLFPDLLDIQIKSFQDFFQLDTKNEARTSEGLYKVFMENFPITDTRNQFVLEFLDYFVDPPKYTIEECIERGLTYSVPLKCKLKLYCTDPEHEDFETIVQEVYLGTIPYMTPRGSFVINGAERVIVSQLHRSPGVFFGQSYHANGTKLYSARVIPFKGSWIEFATDINSVMYAYIDRKKKLPVTTLLRSIGFERDKDILEIFDLAEEIKVNKSSLKRVKGRKLAARVLKTWFEDFVDEDTGEVVSIERNDILLDRDVEIDNDTAEIILEADIKTILVHKDDANSAEYAIIHNTLQKDPTNSEKEAVEHIYRQLRNAEPPDEETARGIIEKLFFSETRYSLGEVGRYRINKKMGTDIPFDQQVLTQGDILNIIKMLIRLINSREEVDDIDHLSNRRVRTVGEQLYNQFGIGLARMARTIRERMNVRDNEVFTPIDLINAKTLSSVINSFFGTNQLSQFMDQTNPLSEVTHKRRMSALGVGGLSRERAGFEVRDVHYTHYGRLCPIETPEGPNIGLISSLCVFAKVNKMGFIETPYRPVRDGIIDINETPRYLSAEEEEQKKFAQANLAFDEKGNFIEQRVKGREMGDFPIITPQDVDYMDIAPNQIASVSASLIPFLEHDDANRALMGSNMMRQAVPLLKAEAPIVGTGLEKQVALDSRILIKAEGNGVVTFVDANKIVIDYDRTEEEELINFDTSVVEYKLIKFQKTNQSTSINQVPIVSVGERVTKGYVLTEGYSTQNGELALGKNLKVAFMPWKGYNFEDAIVISERVVREDLFTSIHIDEYTLEVRDTKLGPEELTADIPNVSEEATKNLDENGMIRVGAHIKPGDILIGKITPKGESDPTPEEKLLRAIFGDKAGDVKDASLKTSPSLRGVVINKKLFSRSIKDRKSRARDKELLLELDAEFAAQFAALKDTLVEKLFKILSGKTSQGVVNTLGEEIIPKGTKFTQKLLHAIEDYNSVLTSGWTTDDKKNELVDQLIYNYRKMKSEIKGEKKRRSFVISVGDELPTGILKLAKVYIAKKRKLKVGDKMAGRHGNKGIVARIVREEDLPFLEDGTTVDIVLNPLGVPSRMNLGQIYETVLGWAGEKLGMNFATPIFDGASLDQITDYTKEAGVPEFGHTHLYDGSTGERFDQPATVGIIYMLKLGHMVDDKMHARSIGPYSLITQQPLGGKAQFGGQRFGEMEVWALEAFGASNILREILTVKSDDVIGRAKTYEAIVKGDIMPEPRIPESFNVLLHELQGLGLKITFE, encoded by the coding sequence TTGAATACAAATTCGACCTTACAACGTCAGCGTTTCAGCTTCGGAACCGTAAAAACGGAACACCTTTTTCCGGATTTATTGGATATCCAAATCAAGTCTTTCCAAGACTTTTTTCAGCTGGACACCAAAAATGAAGCAAGAACCTCAGAAGGACTCTACAAAGTATTTATGGAGAACTTCCCGATTACCGATACTCGTAATCAGTTCGTTCTTGAATTCTTGGATTATTTCGTAGATCCACCAAAATACACCATCGAGGAATGTATAGAACGTGGACTTACGTACAGCGTTCCATTAAAATGTAAGCTAAAACTATATTGTACAGACCCAGAGCATGAAGACTTTGAGACAATCGTACAAGAAGTTTATCTAGGAACTATTCCATATATGACTCCTAGAGGAAGTTTTGTTATCAATGGTGCCGAACGTGTTATTGTATCTCAATTACACCGTTCTCCTGGAGTTTTCTTCGGACAAAGTTACCATGCTAACGGAACCAAACTTTACTCAGCAAGAGTAATTCCATTTAAAGGATCATGGATCGAGTTTGCTACAGATATCAACTCGGTAATGTATGCCTATATTGACAGAAAGAAAAAACTTCCTGTAACAACCCTTCTTAGATCTATTGGTTTTGAAAGAGATAAAGATATCCTCGAAATCTTTGACCTTGCAGAAGAAATAAAAGTCAATAAATCTTCTCTAAAGAGAGTTAAAGGAAGAAAATTGGCAGCTCGTGTACTCAAAACGTGGTTTGAAGACTTCGTAGATGAAGATACAGGAGAAGTAGTATCTATCGAAAGAAACGATATCCTTTTGGATCGTGATGTAGAAATCGATAATGATACAGCAGAAATCATCCTTGAAGCAGATATCAAAACAATCTTGGTTCATAAAGATGATGCAAACAGTGCTGAATACGCCATTATTCATAACACCCTACAAAAAGATCCTACCAATTCTGAAAAAGAAGCGGTAGAACATATATATAGACAACTGCGTAATGCAGAACCGCCCGATGAAGAAACAGCTCGTGGAATCATCGAAAAATTATTCTTCTCAGAGACTCGTTATAGTCTAGGAGAAGTAGGACGTTACCGTATCAACAAAAAAATGGGAACAGATATTCCTTTTGATCAACAAGTATTGACACAAGGAGATATCTTGAACATCATTAAAATGTTGATTCGTTTGATTAATTCAAGAGAAGAAGTAGATGATATTGATCACTTGAGTAACCGTCGTGTACGTACCGTTGGAGAGCAACTTTACAACCAGTTCGGAATCGGATTGGCTCGTATGGCTCGTACCATCCGTGAAAGAATGAACGTAAGAGACAATGAAGTCTTTACACCTATTGATTTGATTAATGCAAAAACATTATCATCGGTTATTAATTCTTTCTTCGGAACAAACCAGCTTTCTCAGTTTATGGATCAAACCAATCCACTTTCTGAAGTAACTCACAAAAGAAGAATGTCTGCCCTAGGGGTTGGAGGTCTTTCTAGAGAAAGAGCCGGTTTTGAGGTTCGAGATGTTCACTATACACACTACGGAAGACTGTGTCCTATTGAAACACCTGAAGGACCAAACATTGGTTTGATTTCTTCACTATGTGTGTTTGCCAAAGTAAACAAAATGGGATTCATTGAAACTCCTTACCGCCCAGTTAGAGATGGTATTATAGACATCAATGAAACACCAAGATATCTTAGTGCAGAAGAGGAAGAACAAAAGAAATTTGCACAAGCAAACCTTGCTTTTGATGAAAAAGGAAACTTTATAGAGCAAAGAGTAAAAGGTAGAGAAATGGGAGATTTCCCAATTATCACACCTCAAGATGTTGATTATATGGATATCGCTCCAAATCAAATCGCCTCTGTATCTGCCTCATTGATTCCTTTCCTAGAACACGATGATGCCAACCGTGCCTTGATGGGATCAAACATGATGCGTCAGGCAGTACCACTTCTTAAAGCCGAGGCTCCAATTGTAGGAACAGGTCTTGAAAAGCAAGTAGCACTCGACTCTAGAATCTTGATAAAAGCTGAAGGAAATGGTGTGGTTACTTTTGTGGATGCCAATAAGATTGTGATAGATTACGATAGAACAGAAGAAGAAGAATTAATCAATTTTGATACTTCTGTTGTAGAATATAAATTGATCAAATTCCAAAAGACAAACCAAAGTACCTCAATTAACCAAGTACCTATTGTAAGTGTTGGTGAAAGAGTAACAAAAGGTTATGTTCTTACAGAAGGATACTCTACCCAAAATGGAGAACTTGCTTTAGGTAAAAACCTTAAAGTAGCCTTCATGCCTTGGAAAGGATACAACTTTGAGGATGCCATCGTAATTTCTGAGCGTGTAGTTAGAGAAGATCTATTTACTTCTATCCATATTGACGAATATACTTTAGAAGTAAGAGATACTAAACTTGGACCAGAAGAACTTACTGCGGATATTCCAAACGTAAGCGAAGAAGCAACCAAAAACTTGGATGAAAATGGAATGATTAGAGTAGGTGCTCATATCAAACCAGGAGATATCCTTATCGGAAAAATTACACCAAAAGGAGAATCAGATCCAACACCAGAAGAAAAATTACTAAGAGCAATCTTTGGAGACAAAGCTGGTGATGTAAAAGATGCTTCTTTAAAAACTTCTCCATCATTAAGAGGGGTTGTTATTAACAAAAAATTGTTCTCACGTTCTATCAAAGATAGAAAAAGTAGAGCAAGAGATAAAGAATTATTGCTAGAGCTAGATGCTGAATTTGCAGCTCAGTTTGCAGCACTAAAAGATACTTTGGTTGAAAAATTATTTAAGATCCTTAGCGGAAAAACTTCTCAAGGAGTAGTGAATACTCTTGGAGAAGAAATTATCCCGAAAGGAACAAAATTCACCCAAAAACTACTTCATGCAATTGAAGATTATAACTCTGTTCTTACTTCAGGATGGACTACAGATGATAAAAAGAATGAATTAGTTGACCAATTGATTTACAATTATCGTAAGATGAAAAGTGAAATCAAAGGGGAAAAGAAAAGACGTTCTTTTGTAATCTCAGTAGGAGATGAACTACCAACAGGAATCTTGAAATTGGCAAAAGTATATATTGCTAAGAAAAGAAAACTGAAAGTAGGAGATAAGATGGCAGGTCGTCACGGAAACAAAGGTATTGTTGCCCGTATCGTAAGAGAAGAAGACCTTCCTTTCTTAGAAGATGGAACAACTGTAGATATCGTATTGAACCCACTTGGGGTACCATCACGTATGAACCTTGGACAGATCTATGAAACTGTACTAGGTTGGGCAGGAGAGAAGCTCGGAATGAACTTCGCAACGCCAATATTTGATGGAGCTTCATTGGATCAAATTACCGATTATACAAAAGAAGCAGGTGTACCAGAATTTGGACACACGCATTTGTATGATGGATCTACAGGAGAAAGATTTGACCAACCAGCTACCGTAGGTATTATCTATATGTTGAAACTAGGACACATGGTAGATGATAAAATGCACGCACGTTCTATTGGTCCATACTCGTTGATTACACAACAACCACTTGGAGGTAAAGCCCAATTTGGAGGTCAGCGTTTTGGAGAAATGGAAGTTTGGGCACTCGAAGCCTTTGGAGCCTCTAATATTCTTAGAGAAATTCTTACGGTAAAATCAGATGATGTAATCGGAAGGGCGAAAACTTACGAAGCAATCGTAAAAGGAGATATCATGCCAGAACCACGTATCCCTGAGTCATTCAACGTATTGCTACACGAACTTCAAGGGTTAGGACTTAAAATAACCTTTGAATAA